A genome region from Pseudoalteromonas tetraodonis includes the following:
- the lpxC gene encoding UDP-3-O-acyl-N-acetylglucosamine deacetylase, which translates to MIKQRTIAQVVKAIGIGLHKGEKVTITLRPASANTGIVFRRVDLDPVVDFETTPEAVGDTQLCTCLINKDGVRLSTTEHLIAAVAAMGIDNLIVELDSSEVPIMDGSALPFIYLLQKGGIEEQNVAKRFIRIKEKVRIEEGDKWAEVEPYDGFHIDFEIAFDHPAINESRQRVGLDITAQSFTEEISRARTFGFMKDIEYMHANNLALGGSMDSAVVLDEFKVLNPNGLRYADEFVKHKILDCVGDMFMTGHNLLGKVTAFKSGHDLNNKLLRKIMATESAWEWATFETPVTMPAPGLELANA; encoded by the coding sequence ATGATTAAACAGCGTACGATTGCACAAGTAGTCAAAGCCATAGGAATTGGACTTCATAAAGGTGAGAAGGTCACAATAACTCTCCGACCTGCGAGCGCAAATACTGGGATTGTATTTCGTCGTGTCGACCTTGATCCGGTTGTTGATTTTGAAACAACACCTGAAGCCGTTGGTGATACGCAATTGTGTACCTGTTTAATTAACAAAGATGGCGTTCGCTTATCGACTACTGAGCACTTAATTGCGGCGGTTGCGGCAATGGGAATCGACAATTTAATTGTTGAACTTGATAGCTCAGAAGTACCAATAATGGATGGTAGTGCATTGCCATTCATTTATTTATTACAAAAAGGCGGCATTGAAGAGCAAAATGTTGCAAAACGCTTTATTCGTATTAAAGAAAAAGTACGTATTGAAGAAGGTGATAAATGGGCCGAAGTAGAACCTTACGACGGATTCCACATCGATTTCGAAATTGCCTTCGATCACCCTGCAATCAATGAAAGCCGCCAACGTGTTGGTTTAGATATTACGGCACAAAGCTTTACTGAAGAGATAAGCCGTGCACGTACTTTTGGCTTTATGAAAGACATTGAATACATGCATGCTAACAACCTAGCACTAGGTGGCAGCATGGATAGTGCAGTGGTACTTGATGAATTTAAAGTTTTAAATCCGAACGGTTTGCGTTACGCAGACGAGTTCGTCAAGCATAAGATACTAGACTGTGTAGGTGACATGTTTATGACAGGTCACAACCTTTTAGGCAAAGTAACCGCATTTAAATCAGGCCATGATTTAAATAATAAGTTACTACGCAAAATTATGGCAACAGAGTCAGCATGGGAGTGGGCAACCTTTGAAACGCCTGTGACGATGCCTGCCCCCGGCCTTGAGCTAGCTAACGCCTAA
- the yjjG gene encoding pyrimidine 5'-nucleotidase: MKYNYVLFDADETLFSFNAFAGLKNMLATYDMDFTEADYAHYQNTNKSLWIAYQNNEITSSHLQVTRFSELANKLDVPAQQLNDDFLSAMAEICMPLPGAVELLNALKPHAKLGIITNGFSQLQARRLAHTGLQDMFDWLVISEQVGIAKPAKEIFEHTFNLMGNPPKEQILMVGDTASSDILGGQNVGIDTCWLQHPGVNLPEGIKPTYQVTQLKQLQTILGL, translated from the coding sequence ATGAAGTATAACTACGTATTATTTGATGCCGACGAAACCTTATTTAGCTTTAATGCCTTTGCTGGCCTTAAAAACATGCTAGCAACCTATGACATGGATTTTACCGAGGCAGATTATGCCCATTATCAAAACACCAATAAGTCATTATGGATTGCTTATCAAAACAACGAGATCACCTCAAGTCACTTACAAGTAACTCGTTTTAGCGAACTGGCAAATAAACTAGATGTGCCAGCTCAACAGCTCAATGATGATTTTTTATCAGCTATGGCCGAAATTTGTATGCCTTTACCCGGCGCCGTTGAATTATTAAATGCCCTTAAACCCCATGCCAAGCTGGGCATTATTACCAATGGTTTTTCTCAGTTACAAGCACGTCGCCTAGCGCATACAGGGCTGCAAGATATGTTTGACTGGTTGGTTATTTCTGAGCAAGTCGGCATTGCTAAACCTGCAAAAGAGATATTTGAGCACACCTTTAACTTAATGGGTAATCCACCGAAAGAGCAAATTTTAATGGTCGGTGATACCGCCAGCAGTGATATTCTTGGCGGTCAAAATGTGGGAATTGACACTTGTTGGCTGCAACATCCTGGCGTGAACTTGCCTGAGGGAATTAAACCAACATATCAGGTAACCCAGCTTAAACAGTTGCAAACTATATTAGGACTTTGA
- the yjjX gene encoding inosine/xanthosine triphosphatase translates to MSQSIKIIVGSKNPVKINAAKHIFAMYFPERVIECSGVHAPSEVPDQPLGEEQTCLGAQNRVNCCKNHYQADYYVAMEGGAAQFSYGAATFAYVVIDNGAQQVTGRSSNLPLPTVFYKALLQGEELGDVMDKAFNTTNIKQQGGAIGLLTDHHATRESTYTQALTLAMAPFLNPTLYNQ, encoded by the coding sequence ATGTCGCAATCAATTAAAATTATTGTTGGGTCTAAAAACCCAGTAAAAATCAATGCCGCTAAACATATTTTTGCGATGTATTTTCCTGAGCGTGTAATCGAATGTAGTGGTGTTCACGCGCCCTCAGAGGTACCCGATCAACCCTTAGGTGAAGAGCAAACCTGCTTAGGGGCACAAAATCGCGTTAATTGCTGTAAAAACCACTATCAGGCAGACTACTATGTGGCGATGGAAGGTGGTGCAGCGCAATTTAGCTATGGTGCGGCAACCTTTGCCTATGTAGTTATTGATAATGGCGCACAGCAAGTTACAGGCCGAAGCAGTAACTTACCCCTGCCCACTGTGTTTTATAAAGCATTGCTTCAAGGTGAAGAGCTTGGTGACGTGATGGATAAAGCCTTTAATACCACCAATATTAAACAGCAAGGGGGTGCTATTGGCTTGTTAACTGATCATCATGCAACACGAGAAAGTACCTATACTCAAGCGCTGACACTCGCCATGGCGCCTTTTCTTAATCCCACTCTATATAATCAATAA